Proteins encoded together in one Streptomyces sp. NA04227 window:
- a CDS encoding aminopeptidase P family protein → MAEVYAARRERLRDHCAAAGSDAALVSRPANVRYLAGVAPQGAVLLLGGKEDVLLCGEALGTELGEGRPDEALRIQVLDAAGVDAAVAAAGLLMSEGAESAQVLAVEEHHLTVARHRALATVAPRLRLADLGGAVERLRLVKDEGEISCLRIAAEIADQALSELLESILVGRTERHLALELERRLVDHGADGPAFATSVGTGPHSGRITHRPTDRRVEEGDFLSVCLGAAYHGYRCEIGRTFVIGTSPADWQIELYDVVFAAQRAGRETLRPGAACRDVDRVTREVLGAAGYTEALAPRTGHGVGLEIDEDPRLGPAAMGRLDACVPVTVEPGVHLPGRGGVRIDDTLVVRPEADGGPELLTITTKELLAL, encoded by the coding sequence ATGGCAGAGGTGTACGCGGCACGCCGTGAGCGGCTGAGGGATCACTGTGCGGCGGCGGGCAGCGATGCGGCGCTGGTCTCCCGGCCCGCCAACGTCCGCTATCTGGCCGGGGTCGCCCCGCAGGGGGCCGTACTCCTGCTCGGCGGCAAGGAGGACGTCCTGCTCTGCGGCGAGGCGCTCGGCACCGAGCTCGGCGAGGGGCGGCCCGACGAGGCGCTGCGGATCCAGGTGCTCGACGCGGCGGGCGTGGACGCGGCGGTCGCCGCCGCCGGGCTGCTGATGTCCGAGGGCGCGGAGAGCGCACAGGTGCTCGCCGTCGAGGAACACCATCTGACCGTCGCCCGGCACCGGGCGCTCGCCACGGTCGCGCCCCGGCTCCGGCTCGCCGACCTCGGCGGCGCCGTCGAGCGGCTGCGACTGGTCAAGGACGAGGGGGAGATCTCCTGTCTGCGCATCGCCGCCGAGATCGCCGACCAGGCACTCAGTGAGCTGCTCGAATCGATCCTGGTGGGGCGTACCGAACGGCATCTGGCCCTGGAGCTGGAACGCCGCCTGGTCGACCACGGCGCGGACGGCCCCGCCTTCGCCACCTCGGTGGGCACCGGACCGCACTCCGGCCGGATCACGCACCGCCCCACCGACCGCAGGGTGGAGGAGGGCGACTTCCTCTCGGTGTGCCTGGGCGCCGCGTACCACGGCTACCGCTGCGAGATCGGCCGTACGTTCGTCATCGGTACCTCGCCCGCCGACTGGCAGATCGAGCTGTACGACGTGGTCTTCGCCGCACAGCGGGCCGGACGCGAGACGCTGCGGCCCGGCGCCGCCTGCCGCGATGTGGACCGGGTGACCCGCGAGGTGCTCGGCGCCGCCGGGTACACCGAGGCCCTCGCGCCCCGCACCGGACACGGTGTGGGCCTCGAAATCGACGAGGACCCGAGGCTGGGGCCCGCGGCCATGGGTAGACTGGACGCTTGTGTGCCGGTCACCGTCGAACCGGGGGTTCACCTCCCTGGCCGGGGCGGGGTCCGGATCGATGACACGCTCGTCGTGCGCCCCGAGGCGGACGGCGGACCCGAGCTACTCACCATCACGACCAAGGAGCTGCTCGCGCTCTGA
- a CDS encoding AAA family ATPase: MQHAGGPPLPPPGRRAVPGRAGAARQAANEPPTVPLGLRLLQGGLPPVGADCAVDAATAHEPGLGSPVSEPMAPVPPAHPPVPAAAPAPQGAVPAASVPPPASQLPPPPSPEVTGHIRLPSGAPVAMPSAPPPTETADATATTLAVLLIGPAGAGKTSVAKYWAERRRVPTAHISLDDVREWVRAGFADPQSGWNDNSEAQYRLARRTCGFAARNFLANGISCILDDAVFPDRPVIGLGGWKRHVGPGLLPVVLLPGLEIVLERNAQRSGNRRLSDEEVASIHGRMAGWYGSGLPIIDNSQLDVPATAQVLDEVLGRAIASPPQW; the protein is encoded by the coding sequence ATGCAGCACGCAGGCGGACCACCGCTGCCGCCGCCGGGCCGGCGAGCGGTCCCGGGCCGGGCCGGAGCTGCGCGGCAAGCAGCCAACGAACCGCCCACGGTGCCGCTCGGCCTGCGCCTCCTCCAGGGCGGCCTGCCCCCCGTCGGCGCGGACTGCGCCGTGGACGCGGCAACGGCGCACGAGCCGGGCCTCGGCTCCCCGGTGTCCGAGCCGATGGCGCCGGTGCCGCCCGCGCACCCTCCGGTACCCGCCGCCGCCCCGGCACCCCAGGGAGCGGTTCCGGCGGCCTCCGTACCCCCTCCGGCCAGTCAGCTGCCGCCGCCGCCCTCGCCCGAGGTGACCGGCCACATCCGGCTGCCCTCGGGCGCGCCCGTCGCGATGCCGAGCGCGCCGCCGCCCACCGAGACCGCGGACGCGACCGCGACCACTCTCGCGGTTCTCCTCATCGGCCCGGCCGGGGCGGGCAAGACCAGCGTGGCCAAGTACTGGGCCGAGCGCAGGCGGGTGCCCACGGCGCACATCAGCCTCGACGACGTACGCGAGTGGGTGCGCGCGGGCTTCGCCGACCCGCAGTCCGGCTGGAACGACAACTCCGAGGCGCAGTACCGGCTCGCCCGCCGCACCTGCGGCTTCGCCGCGCGGAACTTCCTCGCCAACGGCATCTCCTGCATCCTCGACGACGCCGTCTTCCCCGACCGTCCGGTGATCGGCCTCGGTGGCTGGAAGCGGCATGTGGGGCCGGGCCTGCTGCCGGTCGTGCTGTTGCCCGGCCTGGAGATCGTCCTGGAGCGCAACGCCCAGCGCAGCGGCAACCGGCGGCTGTCCGACGAGGAAGTGGCCAGCATCCATGGGCGGATGGCCGGTTGGTACGGATCCGGGCTGCCGATCATCGACAACTCCCAGCTCGACGTGCCCGCGACCGCGCAGGTGCTCGACGAGGTCCTCGGGCGCGCGATCGCCAGCCCGCCCCAGTGGTGA
- a CDS encoding amidohydrolase: MNAEAAPTKANGTVLGGLAAVLRPLTAFCLDVHRHPELSGAEERTADRFASFLKDAHLETTGGVGGTGVVAVLENGPGPTVLLRAELDALPGREETGLPYASQCAAVHSCGHDLHLSAVAGAAALLARQRQAWRGTLVVLGQPAEETLEGARAVLADGLYTRFPPPDAVLAQHTAPLPGGMVAHAYGPMTAGSVTLRVVVHGRGGHAGAPHLAVDPVLAAASVVTRVQGVVARECAPSEQVAVTVGSFHAGQRASIIPDSAELGLTVRAVGPESLARATAAVERVIRAECTASGCPREPDIERVSASPTTHPDPAATARVREAHVRRFGPERVAMWPPSLATEDFALYGDAGHEVHGRRGIALSYWMLGAVGAADWARAPGTSAAEKMAALPSNHSPRFSVDVRTALPTGVEAMVTAAMEWLRPG, translated from the coding sequence ATGAACGCAGAAGCCGCACCCACGAAGGCGAACGGGACCGTCCTCGGGGGCCTGGCAGCCGTACTGCGTCCGCTGACCGCCTTCTGTCTGGACGTGCACCGGCATCCCGAACTCTCCGGCGCCGAGGAGCGCACCGCCGACCGGTTCGCCAGCTTCCTGAAGGATGCGCACCTGGAGACCACCGGGGGAGTCGGTGGCACCGGCGTGGTCGCCGTACTGGAGAACGGCCCCGGCCCCACCGTGCTGCTCCGCGCCGAACTCGACGCCCTCCCGGGCCGCGAGGAGACCGGTCTGCCCTACGCGAGCCAGTGCGCGGCCGTGCACAGCTGCGGGCACGACCTGCACCTGAGCGCGGTGGCGGGTGCCGCGGCCCTCCTCGCACGGCAGCGGCAGGCCTGGCGGGGCACCCTCGTGGTGCTCGGCCAGCCGGCGGAGGAGACCCTCGAAGGAGCCCGCGCGGTACTCGCCGACGGTCTCTACACCCGCTTCCCGCCGCCCGACGCGGTACTCGCCCAGCACACCGCCCCGCTGCCCGGCGGCATGGTGGCGCACGCCTACGGGCCGATGACGGCGGGCAGCGTCACCTTGCGGGTGGTGGTGCACGGCAGGGGCGGTCACGCGGGGGCGCCGCACCTCGCGGTCGATCCGGTCCTGGCGGCGGCCTCGGTGGTGACCCGGGTGCAGGGGGTGGTGGCCCGCGAATGCGCTCCCTCCGAGCAGGTCGCCGTCACGGTGGGTTCCTTCCACGCCGGGCAGCGGGCGAGCATCATCCCCGACAGTGCCGAACTCGGCCTCACCGTACGGGCGGTGGGGCCGGAGTCGCTGGCCCGCGCCACGGCCGCGGTGGAGCGGGTGATACGCGCCGAGTGCACGGCCTCCGGCTGCCCGCGCGAGCCGGACATCGAGCGGGTCTCCGCCTCCCCGACGACGCATCCGGACCCGGCGGCCACGGCCCGGGTGCGCGAGGCGCACGTCCGGCGCTTCGGCCCGGAACGGGTGGCGATGTGGCCGCCGAGCCTGGCCACCGAGGACTTCGCCCTGTACGGCGACGCGGGACACGAGGTCCACGGCCGACGGGGGATCGCCCTGTCCTACTGGATGCTGGGAGCGGTCGGGGCGGCGGACTGGGCCCGTGCTCCCGGTACGTCCGCGGCCGAGAAGATGGCGGCCCTGCCCTCGAACCACAGCCCCCGCTTCAGCGTCGACGTACGCACCGCCCTGCCGACAGGCGTCGAGGCGATGGTCACGGCGGCCATGGAGTGGCTTCGGCCGGGGTGA
- a CDS encoding thiazolylpeptide-type bacteriocin, which produces MMDKTPLASLADEILELESETFEISDYSDASEVVLAGSTSCSSTSTCSSTTSTTSCSA; this is translated from the coding sequence ATCATGGACAAGACGCCGCTGGCCTCCCTCGCGGACGAGATCCTGGAGCTGGAGTCGGAGACCTTCGAGATCTCGGACTACTCGGACGCCAGCGAGGTCGTGCTCGCCGGTTCGACGAGCTGCAGCTCGACCTCCACCTGCTCCTCCACCACCAGCACCACCTCCTGCAGCGCCTGA
- a CDS encoding TOMM precursor leader peptide-binding protein, with product MTAGLPAPAPAPAPEPARHDTPVQASEGTAMEAARRILQQALAAAAPDGTRPPAVVTVGVHDALGSRADDPFAPVRQAATVHLTAQAVLIGPWGGDGSTPACGQCLAMRWQRLRSRSERDALETGSGPATKATPVSADSPHLTAHHLDAALALHTAVLGGPAPAPGGPAEADRRLPQISRLDLATLGVRTSPLLADPLCPYCGPRGSDTAEAARFVPEPRPKPSPDSARLRPAASFPLPTEALANPVTGVLGGGTWINVTSPTTAPVAGSVFMRGYAGLTDVTWSGQANSFRHSRDLAFLEGLERYAGTHRRTGSTLLTASYEELGERALDPATCGFYAPETYRTDPMVSPFDPARPIPWVHGHSLRDARPVLVPARLVHYSAGLAADNFVFECSNGCAIGSCREEATLGALLELIERDAFLAAWYSGLTLPEIDLATVDSAAVRMMTDRAALQGYDVHAFDNRIDLSVPVVTGLAVRRDGGPGTYSFGAGAALDPVAALEAALSEVLTYIPHLPGQVAERRAELEAMAEDFTLVKHLKDHAQLYGLPRMTEHVAPYLRARRRPMAELYGDWNTSERPRSGDLADELRYVVDQLAAAGHDVIVVDQTTPEQLGMELHTVCALVPGLLPIDFGWTRQRAPYLPRLRTAARRGGLRPTDLTEAEIRMVPHPFP from the coding sequence ATGACAGCCGGACTCCCGGCCCCGGCCCCCGCCCCCGCGCCGGAGCCCGCCCGCCACGACACCCCGGTCCAGGCGTCCGAAGGCACCGCCATGGAAGCGGCCCGCCGCATCCTCCAGCAGGCACTGGCCGCCGCCGCGCCGGACGGAACCCGCCCCCCGGCGGTGGTCACCGTCGGCGTGCACGACGCCCTCGGCTCCCGCGCGGACGACCCCTTCGCTCCCGTACGCCAGGCGGCCACCGTCCACCTCACCGCCCAGGCCGTACTGATCGGTCCCTGGGGAGGCGACGGCAGCACACCGGCCTGCGGCCAGTGTCTCGCCATGCGCTGGCAGCGGCTGCGCTCGCGCAGCGAACGCGACGCGCTGGAGACCGGTTCGGGCCCCGCCACCAAGGCCACCCCCGTCTCGGCCGACTCGCCCCACCTGACCGCACATCACCTCGACGCGGCCCTCGCCCTGCACACCGCAGTCCTCGGCGGCCCGGCCCCGGCGCCCGGCGGCCCGGCCGAGGCGGACCGACGGCTGCCGCAGATCTCCCGCCTCGACCTGGCCACCCTCGGCGTCCGGACCTCACCGCTGCTCGCCGACCCCCTGTGTCCGTACTGCGGTCCGCGCGGCAGCGACACCGCCGAGGCGGCGCGTTTCGTACCCGAACCCCGCCCGAAACCCTCCCCGGACAGCGCCCGGCTGCGCCCCGCGGCCTCCTTCCCGCTGCCGACCGAGGCGCTGGCCAACCCCGTGACCGGGGTGCTCGGCGGCGGCACCTGGATCAATGTCACCTCGCCGACCACCGCGCCCGTCGCGGGCAGCGTCTTCATGCGGGGCTACGCGGGACTGACCGACGTCACCTGGAGCGGTCAGGCGAACAGCTTCCGGCACAGCCGCGACCTCGCCTTCCTGGAGGGCCTGGAACGCTACGCGGGCACCCACCGCCGTACCGGCAGCACCCTGCTCACCGCCTCCTACGAGGAACTGGGCGAGCGCGCGCTGGACCCCGCCACCTGCGGCTTCTACGCGCCCGAGACCTATCGCACCGACCCCATGGTCTCGCCCTTCGACCCGGCCCGCCCCATCCCCTGGGTGCACGGCCACTCGCTGCGCGACGCGCGCCCGGTCCTGGTACCCGCCCGCCTGGTCCACTACAGCGCGGGTCTGGCCGCCGACAACTTCGTCTTCGAGTGCTCCAACGGCTGCGCCATCGGGAGCTGTCGCGAGGAGGCCACGCTCGGCGCCCTGCTCGAACTCATCGAGCGGGACGCCTTCCTGGCCGCCTGGTACAGCGGCCTGACCCTGCCGGAGATCGATCTCGCCACGGTGGACTCGGCGGCAGTGCGCATGATGACCGACCGCGCCGCCCTGCAGGGCTACGACGTCCACGCCTTCGACAACCGCATCGACCTGTCCGTCCCGGTCGTGACGGGGCTCGCGGTGCGCAGGGACGGCGGCCCGGGTACGTACTCCTTCGGCGCGGGCGCGGCCCTGGACCCGGTGGCCGCGCTGGAGGCCGCCCTGTCCGAGGTGCTCACCTACATCCCGCACCTGCCCGGCCAGGTCGCCGAGCGCAGAGCCGAACTGGAGGCCATGGCCGAGGACTTCACCCTGGTCAAGCATCTCAAGGACCACGCACAGCTCTACGGTCTGCCACGGATGACCGAACACGTCGCGCCCTACCTGCGGGCCCGACGCCGCCCGATGGCCGAGCTCTACGGCGACTGGAACACGAGTGAGCGTCCGCGCAGCGGCGACCTCGCGGACGAACTCCGTTATGTGGTCGACCAGTTGGCGGCGGCCGGTCACGATGTGATCGTCGTCGACCAGACCACGCCCGAGCAGCTCGGGATGGAACTGCACACCGTCTGCGCGCTGGTGCCGGGACTGCTCCCGATCGACTTCGGCTGGACCCGGCAGCGGGCCCCGTACCTACCGCGGCTTCGCACCGCGGCCCGGCGTGGCGGCCTGCGCCCGACGGACCTGACCGAGGCGGAGATCCGCATGGTGCCGCACCCGTTCCCGTGA
- a CDS encoding ABC transporter permease translates to MSAYTALTAAGHRAAVRDKATLFFTFAFPLIFLVVFGLIFSDQELEETGRSYISYIAPGVMSWGVANAAVFGIGFTLMQWRRDDLLRLIRLTPTSLGSVLGSRYTLAVGIGLVQSVFFVAVAMLPPFGLSLDAQWPLTLPVLVLGITAFLAIGVVIGSRADTPEAVAAMANCLMVPMAFLSGSFLPIDMMPSWLQAVAKALPLYYFNDAASASLTGEGGLADIGVDCAVLLGFAVVFGALGLKVFRWSNRT, encoded by the coding sequence ATGAGCGCGTACACGGCACTGACCGCGGCCGGCCACCGGGCGGCGGTGCGCGACAAGGCGACCCTGTTCTTCACCTTCGCCTTCCCGCTGATCTTCCTGGTCGTCTTCGGCCTGATCTTCAGCGACCAGGAACTGGAGGAGACCGGCCGCAGCTACATCTCCTACATCGCCCCCGGGGTGATGTCCTGGGGAGTGGCCAACGCCGCCGTCTTCGGGATCGGCTTCACCCTCATGCAGTGGCGGCGCGACGACCTGCTGCGCCTGATCCGGCTCACCCCGACCTCGCTCGGCAGTGTGCTCGGCTCGCGCTACACGCTGGCCGTCGGCATCGGCCTGGTGCAGTCGGTCTTCTTCGTGGCCGTCGCGATGCTGCCGCCGTTCGGTCTCTCGCTCGACGCCCAGTGGCCACTGACACTGCCGGTACTCGTCCTCGGCATCACCGCCTTCCTCGCCATCGGCGTGGTGATCGGCTCCCGCGCCGACACCCCCGAGGCGGTCGCCGCGATGGCCAACTGCCTGATGGTGCCGATGGCGTTCCTGTCCGGCTCCTTCCTGCCGATCGACATGATGCCGTCCTGGCTCCAGGCGGTGGCCAAGGCCCTGCCGCTCTACTACTTCAACGACGCCGCCTCCGCGAGCCTGACCGGGGAGGGCGGCCTCGCCGACATCGGCGTCGACTGTGCCGTGCTGCTCGGTTTCGCGGTGGTCTTCGGCGCCCTGGGACTCAAGGTCTTCCGATGGAGCAACCGCACATGA
- a CDS encoding ABC transporter ATP-binding protein, giving the protein MTASARNQPPKPPAGGEAAISVHEISKQYQDRPALDRVSLTVGRGEFFGLLGPNGAGKTTLVEIMEGLRRPDSGSVTVLGHAPWPRNTALLPRMGVQTQSSAFFVRQTAAEHLVTVAALYRADRAAAERALATVGLEEQRDVLVENLSGGQRQRLAIASALVHGPELIFLDEPTAALDPQARRDLWEVLRTLKEQGRTIVYTTHHLDEAEALCDRVAILVAGRIRALDSPHRLVSAAGAPARLMLPADRLAVAEAAAIEGVERATVQGGSLVLETTVPGKVLQALDALTGLDQVMTRTATLEDVYLELTGDAGAEGTHPRSHTREQQA; this is encoded by the coding sequence ATGACAGCTTCCGCCAGGAACCAGCCGCCAAAACCGCCGGCGGGCGGCGAAGCGGCGATCTCCGTGCACGAGATCAGCAAGCAGTACCAGGACCGCCCGGCTCTCGACCGGGTGTCCCTCACGGTCGGGCGCGGCGAGTTCTTCGGGCTGCTCGGCCCCAACGGCGCGGGCAAGACCACCCTGGTGGAAATCATGGAGGGCCTGCGCCGCCCCGACTCCGGCAGCGTCACCGTGCTCGGCCACGCACCCTGGCCCCGCAACACCGCGCTGCTGCCGCGGATGGGCGTGCAGACCCAGTCCTCGGCCTTCTTCGTGCGCCAGACCGCCGCCGAACACCTCGTCACCGTGGCCGCCCTCTACCGCGCCGACCGGGCCGCGGCCGAGCGGGCGCTGGCCACCGTCGGCCTGGAGGAACAGCGCGACGTCCTGGTCGAGAACCTCTCCGGGGGCCAGCGCCAGCGCCTGGCCATCGCCTCCGCACTGGTCCACGGACCGGAGCTGATCTTCCTCGACGAACCCACCGCCGCCCTCGACCCCCAGGCCCGCCGCGATCTGTGGGAGGTCCTGCGCACGCTCAAGGAGCAGGGCCGCACCATCGTCTACACCACCCACCACCTCGACGAGGCCGAGGCGCTCTGCGACCGGGTCGCCATCCTGGTGGCCGGCCGGATACGGGCCCTGGACTCCCCGCACCGTCTGGTCAGCGCCGCGGGCGCGCCCGCACGCCTGATGCTCCCCGCCGACCGCCTCGCCGTGGCGGAGGCGGCGGCCATCGAGGGCGTCGAGCGCGCCACCGTCCAGGGCGGCTCCCTGGTCCTGGAAACCACCGTTCCCGGCAAGGTACTTCAGGCCCTCGACGCCTTGACCGGCCTCGACCAGGTGATGACCCGTACGGCCACGCTGGAGGACGTCTACCTCGAACTCACCGGCGACGCCGGTGCCGAGGGCACGCACCCGCGATCGCACACCAGGGAGCAGCAGGCATGA
- a CDS encoding metalloprotease: MTRTEPGGLLGHRPALRDGILLSPPLLSGAATVHLVKDPVTGTAFEIGPKEYFLVSRLDGHRTLAEIGTEYGRAFNRRLGEANWQQLLGLLGSRHLLAGGPLPSPPERSARAVTGTLGKGSVRLVADADATTARLHRLLRPLLHPVVLVPLVVLCLAMEVVLALDVPALADDTWWLLHRPVPLVAVATLLWLSTALHELAHGIAARHVGGTVGEIGLRWRLPAAIMYCTVENYRYLSRRRQQLAVALAGAFANLLFLLPFWAWWGLLADDSTRKVLSVLLLAGSVQALVNLVPLPPLDGYTMLGHALRVTRLAPGSGEYMRLWLRDRPRAEAYPPRARRLYTAYGTGSALLVLGLLTGALLAVWAFLTTR; encoded by the coding sequence GTGACCCGCACGGAACCCGGCGGGCTCCTCGGCCACCGGCCCGCGCTGCGGGACGGCATTCTTTTGTCCCCGCCGCTGCTCAGCGGCGCGGCCACGGTCCACCTCGTCAAGGACCCGGTGACGGGCACCGCCTTCGAGATCGGACCCAAGGAGTACTTCCTGGTCTCCCGCCTCGACGGCCACCGCACCCTGGCCGAGATCGGCACCGAGTACGGCCGCGCCTTCAACCGTCGCCTCGGCGAGGCCAACTGGCAGCAGTTGCTCGGCCTGCTCGGCAGCCGTCACCTGCTTGCGGGCGGCCCGCTGCCGTCACCGCCCGAGCGTTCCGCACGGGCGGTGACCGGCACCCTCGGCAAGGGCAGCGTGCGCCTCGTCGCCGACGCCGACGCCACCACGGCCCGGCTGCACCGCCTGCTGCGTCCGCTGCTGCACCCCGTCGTACTGGTGCCGTTGGTCGTCCTGTGCCTGGCCATGGAAGTGGTGCTCGCCCTGGACGTACCGGCCCTGGCCGACGACACCTGGTGGCTGCTGCACCGGCCGGTGCCCCTGGTCGCCGTCGCCACCCTGCTCTGGCTGAGCACCGCCCTGCACGAACTGGCCCACGGCATCGCCGCCCGCCATGTCGGCGGCACCGTGGGGGAGATCGGTCTTCGCTGGCGACTGCCGGCCGCGATCATGTACTGCACCGTCGAGAACTACCGCTATCTGAGCAGGCGCAGGCAGCAACTGGCGGTCGCCCTGGCCGGCGCCTTCGCCAACCTGCTCTTCCTGCTGCCGTTCTGGGCGTGGTGGGGACTGCTCGCGGACGACTCCACCCGCAAGGTCCTCTCCGTACTGCTGCTCGCCGGAAGCGTGCAGGCACTCGTCAACCTGGTGCCGCTGCCGCCACTGGACGGCTACACGATGCTCGGCCACGCCCTGCGCGTCACCCGGCTCGCCCCGGGCAGCGGCGAGTACATGAGGCTGTGGCTGCGCGACCGCCCCCGGGCCGAGGCCTACCCGCCGCGCGCCCGCAGGCTGTACACCGCCTACGGCACCGGCTCCGCACTGCTCGTCCTTGGTCTGCTCACCGGCGCCTTACTAGCCGTCTGGGCCTTCCTCACCACCCGCTGA
- a CDS encoding lantibiotic dehydratase C-terminal domain-containing protein, protein MSEPNTSTAEGAGPGAWQALHVFYAANPGPLLTTCVRPLLTALTEEGLISGHFFINYWLEGPHVRLRVKPARSGLEEEVRRRTEQAVGDFLKARPALYEVDSGFLNEFYNALFEIEFPEGDRASFMGADGRMNLRPNNSFSWEPYEPEYGKYGGPAGIELAEWHFAYSSDLVMEALRSMNLHLRTVLLGTSAQFMMVMASAFLPDRGQLGDYLDRYYQFWHRAFPGTNFIGSKEYDRQYAQTAPGLAARFAAVREAMAAREPSRLPAFLRGWAEHCFELRARAERLALDGQLVFRSWDGTRDERVEDPEQALPLLLSPYMHMTNNRLHVTIRDEAYLSHLLGRVLREDEAAVTP, encoded by the coding sequence ATGTCCGAGCCGAACACCTCCACCGCCGAGGGCGCCGGGCCCGGCGCCTGGCAGGCACTGCACGTCTTCTACGCCGCCAACCCGGGGCCCCTCCTGACCACTTGTGTGCGGCCGCTGCTCACCGCACTCACCGAGGAAGGCCTGATATCGGGCCACTTCTTCATCAACTACTGGCTGGAGGGCCCGCACGTGAGGCTGCGGGTGAAGCCGGCCCGCAGCGGCCTGGAGGAGGAAGTGCGGCGCCGCACCGAGCAGGCCGTGGGCGACTTCCTCAAGGCCAGGCCGGCGCTCTACGAGGTCGACTCCGGCTTCCTCAACGAGTTCTACAACGCCCTCTTCGAGATCGAGTTCCCCGAGGGCGACCGCGCCTCCTTCATGGGCGCCGACGGCCGGATGAACCTGCGCCCCAACAACTCCTTCTCCTGGGAGCCCTACGAGCCCGAGTACGGCAAGTACGGCGGCCCGGCCGGTATCGAGCTCGCCGAGTGGCACTTCGCGTACTCCAGCGATCTGGTCATGGAGGCACTGCGCTCCATGAACCTGCATCTGCGCACCGTCCTGCTCGGCACCTCCGCCCAGTTCATGATGGTGATGGCCAGTGCCTTCCTGCCCGACCGCGGGCAGCTCGGCGACTACCTCGACCGCTACTACCAGTTCTGGCACCGCGCCTTCCCCGGTACCAACTTCATCGGGTCGAAGGAGTACGACCGCCAGTACGCGCAGACCGCGCCGGGCCTAGCGGCCCGCTTCGCCGCGGTGCGCGAGGCGATGGCCGCCCGGGAGCCGTCCCGGCTGCCCGCCTTCCTGCGCGGCTGGGCCGAGCACTGCTTCGAACTGCGCGCCCGCGCCGAGCGGTTGGCGCTCGACGGACAGCTGGTGTTCCGGTCCTGGGACGGTACCCGTGACGAGCGGGTGGAAGACCCCGAGCAGGCGCTCCCGCTGCTGCTCTCCCCGTACATGCACATGACCAACAACCGGTTGCATGTGACCATCCGCGACGAGGCCTACCTCTCCCACCTGCTCGGTCGGGTGCTCCGCGAGGACGAGGCGGCGGTGACACCGTGA